TGCGCCGGGGTCGATGGCCACAGCTCGAATGGCCGCGCCTGTGCGGGTGCGCTGGATAAAGGCCCAAAGGCCGAGCATCAGCACAACGCTGGCTGCGATGACCAGCAGGCGCACGCCGGGTACTTCAAGGCCGAGCATCCTTACCGTAAAGTCGGGGCGCAGATAGTCGGGGTACACATAGAAGCGCGCGCCGTAGATCAGCATGACCGCGTTCTGGAAAAATATGGATGCGCCAAGGGCCGAAACCACGGCCGAGAGACGGTTGGCGTTGCGCAGTGGGCGGTATGCCGTGCGCTCAAGCAAAAAGCCAATAATCGCCACCAGCAGGGCCACCATGACAAAAACGGCGGCTACGGCCAAAAAGGGATTGAGCGCGCCTGCCATATTGCAGCTGACAAGCAGGGTAAGCCCCAGGTAGGCACCAATGGTAAACAGGTCGCCGTGGGCAAAATTGATGAGCTTGAGCACGCCGTACACCATGGTGTAGCCCAGCGCCACAAGCGCATAGATGCCGCCCACGGCCAGGCCGTTCAAAAGCTGTTGGAGAAATTGTTCCATAATGTTCGGCGTTGGTACTCGGCATTTGGCGGGCGACCGGGATACCGGTCGCCCGCCGTAATGAACGCGTCCTCAAGGGGAGTGCGCTTTTCGCCGGGGCGTTCATGCCCCGGGTGTGTATCTGTGCAACATGGGCGCGGCTAATGACCGCGCCGCATTACTTGGGCTGCAAAACGAAGTTGCCCGTGGCGTCAACCTTGTAGGTGCGGTAGAACTCACCCACGCGGTCGCCCTTGGCGTCAAACCCCAGGTTGCCGGAAAGGCCGGGCATACCCTTGAGTTCCTTGAGCCATGCGGCCATTTCCTTGGGGGTGTCCTTTCCGGCTTCAAGCGCGCCTTCAATAACCTTGAAAGCATCGCCAGCCAGCACGGCCCACACGGAAACAGGCACGGTATTGTACTTGGCCTTGAAGGCCTTGAGAAATTCCCTGGCTTCAGGCGTATCCATGTCCTGCGGCAGCG
The window above is part of the Desulfovibrio desulfuricans DSM 642 genome. Proteins encoded here:
- a CDS encoding branched-chain amino acid ABC transporter permease encodes the protein MEQFLQQLLNGLAVGGIYALVALGYTMVYGVLKLINFAHGDLFTIGAYLGLTLLVSCNMAGALNPFLAVAAVFVMVALLVAIIGFLLERTAYRPLRNANRLSAVVSALGASIFFQNAVMLIYGARFYVYPDYLRPDFTVRMLGLEVPGVRLLVIAASVVLMLGLWAFIQRTRTGAAIRAVAIDPGAAQLMGINVDRIISLVFLIGPGLGGAAGLMVGIYYGQIDFTMGWSYGLKAFTAAILGGIGNIPGAMLGGLLLGVIEALAAGYIAIAWKDAIAFLVLILILIIRPTGILGERTADKL